In Trichocoleus desertorum NBK24, the following are encoded in one genomic region:
- a CDS encoding aminotransferase class V-fold PLP-dependent enzyme, whose protein sequence is MKPTPDKDWLDFWWLEPEVTFLNHGAFGACPKSVLEIQQQFRQRLERQPLRFLAQDLEDLLDAARGILAEFVGADPLDLAFVPNATTGVNTVLRSLHFTPDDELLTTNHEYNACRNALDFVAARSGARIVVAEIPLPIQSPEQVIEAVIAKISPKTRLALLDHITSQTGLVMPIQQLVQELNQRGIDTLIDGAHAPGSVSLNVSAIGATYYTGNCHKWLCAPKGAAFLYVQRDRQAQIRPLTISHGANSLRSDRSRFRLEFDWPGTYDPSAYLSVPAAIEFMGGLLPGGWSKLMAQNRAKALAARKILCEALSVSPPCPDDMIAALAVVPLPDGSYQALQTALLNQYGIEVPIVPWPGGQKRLVRVAAQIYNTVPQYEYLAQALVELLATEAG, encoded by the coding sequence GTGAAACCTACACCTGACAAAGATTGGTTGGATTTCTGGTGGTTAGAGCCAGAGGTTACCTTTCTGAATCATGGTGCCTTCGGTGCTTGCCCAAAATCCGTCCTAGAGATCCAACAGCAATTCCGACAGCGATTAGAGCGACAGCCGCTGCGTTTTCTTGCCCAAGACTTAGAAGATTTGCTAGATGCTGCTCGTGGAATATTGGCAGAATTTGTTGGGGCAGACCCATTAGATTTAGCCTTTGTCCCTAATGCCACGACCGGGGTCAACACTGTCTTGCGATCGCTCCATTTCACCCCTGACGATGAGCTGCTGACTACCAACCACGAGTACAACGCTTGTCGGAACGCCCTTGATTTTGTAGCAGCCCGCTCTGGCGCTCGTATTGTAGTGGCAGAAATTCCTTTGCCGATCCAGTCTCCGGAGCAGGTGATAGAGGCGGTTATTGCCAAGATCTCACCTAAAACTCGATTAGCACTACTCGATCACATCACGAGTCAAACTGGCTTGGTGATGCCGATTCAGCAGTTGGTACAAGAACTAAACCAACGGGGCATCGATACTTTAATAGATGGGGCGCACGCACCAGGGTCAGTGTCGCTAAATGTATCAGCGATTGGTGCGACGTATTACACAGGTAATTGCCATAAATGGTTGTGTGCGCCCAAGGGAGCGGCGTTTTTGTATGTGCAGCGCGATCGCCAAGCTCAGATTCGTCCTTTGACCATTAGCCATGGGGCTAACTCACTTCGCAGCGATCGCTCACGATTCCGTTTAGAGTTCGACTGGCCCGGAACCTATGATCCGAGCGCTTATTTGTCTGTACCCGCCGCGATTGAGTTCATGGGAGGCTTACTGCCTGGAGGTTGGTCAAAATTGATGGCGCAGAATCGTGCGAAGGCTCTAGCTGCTAGAAAGATTCTGTGTGAAGCCCTAAGCGTCTCGCCACCCTGTCCCGATGACATGATTGCGGCTTTAGCTGTGGTGCCGCTACCCGATGGCTCTTACCAGGCGTTGCAAACTGCTCTTCTTAACCAATACGGTATTGAAGTGCCGATCGTGCCTTGGCCTGGAGGACAAAAGCGATTGGTTCGGGTAGCCGCGCAGATTTACAACACAGTGCCGCAATATGAGTATTTGGCTCAGGCGCTCGTAGAGTTGCTAGCAACCGAGGCAGGATAA
- a CDS encoding glycosyltransferase family 2 protein produces MILLAILLLALGGIGLFSARVQQSIASAPQLQPLPVSAIAMETLPRVSVLIPAYNEAENIQDCILAVLNSTHLSSEQLELWVVDDQSSDNTLAIAQTLQTNLNDPRLKVLEGQSRPPGEVWAGKNWACTQGVEQASGDFLLFIDADTRLQPQGLETALQTAIQENIDLLSCGPGLICGCLAEWIVQPLIFNQLIAAFNFAEVNDPTSTTAFAAGPFMLFQRTAYEQLGGHRAVASQIVEDVELARRTKQNGLKLQYVMGANIVKVRMYRSWSALWEGWTKNLYLGAHRSIKSMLYLALIVLVVYSLPWLGLAIALYRVFAAPLNGLDYLDYAAIGVALVTILLQYNLRRIGNQASGSSTRYWWLSGLGGLLVAAIAIGSIIKTETGWGWTWRGRVLQLPEESVS; encoded by the coding sequence TTGATTTTGTTAGCGATCCTTCTCCTGGCTTTGGGAGGAATCGGGCTTTTTTCGGCAAGAGTACAGCAATCGATCGCCAGTGCTCCCCAGCTACAGCCCCTGCCAGTAAGTGCGATCGCGATGGAGACCCTACCGCGCGTCTCAGTCCTTATTCCTGCCTACAACGAGGCTGAGAATATTCAAGATTGCATTCTGGCGGTACTGAACAGCACCCACTTGTCCTCAGAGCAACTTGAACTCTGGGTGGTTGATGACCAGTCTTCGGATAATACCCTTGCGATCGCCCAGACTTTGCAAACCAATCTCAACGATCCACGACTGAAAGTTTTGGAGGGTCAGTCTCGCCCCCCAGGAGAAGTATGGGCTGGCAAAAATTGGGCTTGTACCCAAGGCGTAGAACAGGCCAGTGGTGACTTCCTATTATTTATTGATGCAGACACTCGCTTACAACCCCAAGGGCTTGAGACAGCGTTGCAAACGGCGATTCAGGAGAACATCGATTTATTGAGTTGCGGCCCTGGCTTGATCTGTGGCTGTTTGGCTGAATGGATCGTGCAACCGCTGATATTTAACCAACTCATTGCTGCCTTTAACTTTGCCGAGGTGAATGATCCCACTTCAACTACAGCCTTTGCCGCAGGCCCTTTCATGCTGTTTCAGCGGACGGCATACGAACAACTCGGCGGTCATCGAGCAGTCGCCAGCCAAATTGTGGAGGACGTAGAACTGGCTCGACGCACCAAACAAAATGGGCTGAAGCTGCAATATGTGATGGGTGCCAATATTGTCAAAGTGCGGATGTATCGCTCTTGGTCGGCTCTATGGGAAGGCTGGACTAAAAACCTCTATTTGGGAGCGCACCGAAGCATTAAGTCGATGCTTTATCTGGCGCTGATTGTCTTGGTGGTTTACTCTCTGCCTTGGCTCGGACTCGCGATCGCTCTCTATCGAGTTTTTGCTGCCCCCTTGAATGGGTTGGATTACTTGGATTACGCAGCCATTGGGGTCGCTCTCGTCACAATTTTGCTCCAGTACAACCTACGACGCATTGGCAACCAAGCCTCTGGCAGTTCTACTCGCTATTGGTGGCTGAGTGGATTAGGGGGGCTATTGGTAGCTGCGATCGCGATTGGCTCAATTATTAAGACAGAAACAGGTTGGGGCTGGACTTGGCGGGGTCGCGTATTGCAGTTGCCCGAAGAATCTGTTTCTTAG
- a CDS encoding response regulator transcription factor, with translation MPRILVIDDDPAISELVAVNLEMAGYDVSQAPDGIKGQALALQLQPDLIMLDLMLPKVDGFTVCQRLRRDERTADIPVLMLTALSQTQDKVEGFNAGADDYLTKPFELEEMLARVRALLRRTDRIPQAAKHSEILNYGPLTLVPERFEAIWFDQTVKLTHLEFELLHCLLQRHGQTVSPSEILKEVWGYDPDDDIETIRVHVRHLRTKLEPDPRHPRYIKTVYGAGYCLELPSHEKSEDVEKALAE, from the coding sequence ATGCCCCGGATACTTGTTATTGATGATGATCCTGCGATTTCAGAGCTAGTGGCAGTCAACCTGGAAATGGCTGGGTACGATGTGAGCCAAGCGCCGGATGGCATTAAAGGTCAGGCCCTAGCTTTGCAATTGCAGCCAGATTTAATCATGCTGGATCTGATGCTACCCAAGGTAGACGGGTTTACCGTGTGCCAGCGCCTCCGCCGGGACGAGCGAACGGCAGATATTCCAGTCCTGATGCTGACGGCTCTGAGCCAAACCCAAGACAAGGTAGAAGGGTTTAATGCGGGTGCGGATGACTATCTTACCAAGCCTTTTGAGCTGGAAGAAATGCTGGCTAGAGTGCGAGCTTTGTTGCGTCGTACCGATCGCATTCCCCAAGCAGCTAAGCACAGTGAGATTCTGAATTACGGGCCTCTGACTTTGGTGCCAGAACGATTTGAAGCGATCTGGTTTGATCAAACGGTTAAGTTAACTCATTTAGAATTTGAACTTTTACATTGTCTGTTGCAGCGGCACGGCCAAACGGTTTCACCCAGCGAAATTCTCAAGGAAGTTTGGGGCTACGACCCAGATGATGACATCGAAACGATTCGGGTTCACGTCAGACACTTGAGAACGAAGCTAGAACCAGACCCGCGCCACCCGCGCTACATCAAGACTGTGTATGGTGCAGGCTACTGCCTAGAGCTGCCCAGCCATGAAAAGTCAGAAGATGTGGAAAAAGCTTTAGCGGAATAA
- the chlP gene encoding geranylgeranyl reductase, whose product MALRVAVVGGGPAGSSAAETLAKAGIETYLFERKLDNAKPCGGAIPLCMVEEFDLPLNIIDRQVRKMKMISPSNVEVSIGSTLKEGEYIGMCRREVLDGFMRDRAEKLGAKLINGTVHKLEIPGNNKDPYTLHYADHSNGSLEGTAKTLQVDVVVGADGANSRIAKAIDAGDYNYAIAFQERIRLPEDKMAYYQDLAEMYVGDDVSTDFYAWVFPKYDHVAVGTGTMHVNKADIKKLQAGIRARAAKRLEGGEIIKVEAHPIPEHPRPRRVVGRVALVGDAAGTVTKSSGEGIYFAAKSARMCAEAIVEFSNQGQRIPTEADLKVYIKRWDRMYGLTYKVLDILQSVFYRSDATREAFVEMCADMDVQKLTFDSYLYKTVVPANPLVQLKITAKTIGSLLRGNALAP is encoded by the coding sequence TTGGCACTAAGGGTTGCTGTTGTTGGAGGCGGTCCAGCAGGTTCTTCCGCTGCTGAGACATTAGCAAAAGCTGGTATCGAAACTTATTTATTCGAACGCAAATTAGATAACGCTAAGCCCTGTGGTGGAGCCATTCCTCTCTGCATGGTGGAAGAATTTGATCTGCCGCTCAACATCATTGATCGGCAGGTGAGAAAAATGAAAATGATCTCACCCTCCAATGTTGAGGTCAGCATTGGCAGCACGCTCAAAGAAGGCGAGTACATCGGCATGTGCCGTCGGGAAGTCCTAGATGGCTTTATGCGCGATCGCGCTGAAAAGCTTGGTGCCAAGTTGATTAATGGCACAGTCCACAAACTTGAGATCCCCGGCAACAATAAAGACCCTTACACACTGCACTACGCTGACCACTCTAATGGCAGCTTAGAAGGCACGGCAAAAACCTTGCAAGTGGATGTGGTAGTTGGGGCAGATGGGGCAAACTCCCGGATTGCCAAGGCCATTGATGCAGGGGATTACAACTATGCGATCGCCTTCCAAGAGCGGATTCGCCTGCCCGAAGACAAAATGGCTTACTACCAAGATCTGGCAGAAATGTATGTCGGCGATGATGTTTCTACCGACTTCTATGCCTGGGTTTTCCCCAAATACGACCACGTAGCAGTGGGCACAGGCACTATGCATGTGAACAAGGCTGACATCAAGAAGCTGCAAGCAGGGATTCGTGCCCGTGCTGCTAAGCGTCTTGAAGGTGGCGAAATTATCAAGGTGGAAGCTCACCCCATTCCTGAACACCCCAGACCTCGCCGCGTGGTGGGTCGTGTGGCGCTCGTCGGCGATGCTGCGGGTACTGTTACCAAGTCTTCGGGCGAAGGGATCTACTTTGCGGCTAAGTCTGCTCGGATGTGTGCTGAAGCCATTGTGGAATTCTCCAACCAAGGCCAACGCATCCCAACTGAAGCTGACTTGAAGGTGTACATCAAGCGTTGGGACAGAATGTACGGTCTCACCTACAAGGTGCTGGACATCCTACAATCTGTCTTCTACCGCTCTGACGCAACCCGTGAAGCGTTTGTAGAAATGTGCGCTGACATGGATGTGCAGAAGCTAACTTTTGATAGCTACCTGTACAAAACTGTGGTCCCTGCTAACCCCTTGGTTCAACTCAAAATCACAGCTAAAACGATTGGTAGCTTGCTACGCGGTAACGCGCTGGCTCCCTAG
- a CDS encoding sulfate/molybdate ABC transporter ATP-binding protein — MGIVVENVSKQFGSFKAVDQVSLEVKTGSLVALLGPSGSGKSTLLRLIAGLESPDVGKIWLTGRDATHQSVQDRNIGFVFQHYALFKHLTVRKNIAFALEIRKVPPAKIKARVEELLELVQLRGLGDRYPSQLSGGQRQRVALARALAVEPQVLLLDEPFGALDAKVRKDLRAWLRRLHDEVHVTTVFVTHDQEEAMEVSDEIVVMNKGCVEQMGSPAEIYDHPASAFVMSFIGPVNVLPSSSRIFQDNGFDSAHPEVFLRPQDVMVETSPNGTTVPARISRLIHLGWEVQAELTLEDGQVVTAHLTRERFDELNLEPQQHVYVKPKEAKSFPLYYSI, encoded by the coding sequence ATGGGCATTGTAGTCGAAAACGTATCTAAGCAGTTCGGCAGCTTTAAAGCCGTAGATCAAGTGAGCTTGGAAGTAAAAACTGGGTCTTTGGTGGCGCTGTTGGGGCCATCTGGGTCTGGAAAGTCCACGCTGTTGCGTTTGATTGCGGGCCTAGAAAGTCCAGATGTAGGAAAAATTTGGCTGACGGGTAGAGACGCGACTCACCAAAGTGTCCAAGACCGAAATATCGGCTTTGTGTTTCAGCACTACGCCCTGTTCAAGCATTTGACAGTGCGTAAAAATATCGCTTTTGCTTTAGAGATTCGTAAAGTGCCCCCCGCCAAGATTAAAGCGCGGGTCGAAGAGTTGCTAGAACTTGTGCAGCTCCGGGGGTTGGGCGATCGCTATCCTTCACAACTTTCTGGCGGTCAGCGGCAGCGGGTGGCTCTGGCGCGGGCTTTAGCCGTGGAGCCTCAAGTATTGCTGCTAGATGAGCCTTTCGGTGCCTTAGATGCCAAAGTACGAAAGGATTTGCGGGCTTGGCTGCGGCGATTGCATGACGAAGTGCATGTAACGACCGTCTTTGTTACCCATGACCAAGAAGAGGCGATGGAAGTCTCCGACGAAATTGTGGTCATGAATAAGGGCTGTGTCGAGCAGATGGGCAGTCCTGCTGAAATCTACGATCATCCGGCAAGTGCCTTTGTCATGAGCTTCATTGGGCCTGTAAACGTGTTGCCTAGCTCATCTCGGATTTTTCAAGACAATGGTTTTGACTCAGCGCATCCAGAAGTTTTCTTGCGGCCTCAGGATGTCATGGTCGAAACTTCACCCAACGGTACGACAGTGCCAGCACGAATTAGCCGCTTAATTCATTTGGGTTGGGAAGTCCAAGCAGAATTGACGCTAGAGGATGGGCAAGTGGTCACGGCTCATCTCACACGAGAGCGCTTTGATGAGTTGAACCTAGAGCCGCAGCAGCATGTATACGTCAAACCCAAAGAAGCCAAGTCATTCCCGCTGTATTATTCCATCTAA
- a CDS encoding ABC transporter substrate-binding protein translates to MNWLSLSVRQWRSLGKFLGLFSLCCFLAISCAPRQTTQPTSSPAASTNSERIVLGTTAKVRTLDPADAYDIWAGNLLYNLGDRLYTYETGTTDLKPQLATALPQVSEDGLTYKIPLRQGVVFHDGTPFNAEAMAFSLRRFIENGGQPSFLLSDTVESVEATGENELTIKLKKPFAAFPNLLAFSGAVAVSPKAYEIGEGKFKPSTFVGTGPYKLAQYGTDSLKLDVFDQYWGEKPANQGVDIQSLSSPANLYNAFQTGAVDVAYQNLDLDQIQSLQQGAQRSGWQVIEGRGDGIYYLTLNLQDQPLDQVLVRQALAALVDRPLLQQRVFQGQVEPLYSLIPSSLDAYSPVFQKSYGDGDVAKVKELLAKAGYSKDKPLQLELWYRSNLTSNELVATTLKALAAQRLEGAMTIDLKSVESATAYQNLDKGAYPIFLLDWVPDFLDADNYIQPFLACAKGSEATGCHEGASKGQGSFYYSDRVNQLIDQERQEQDPQARQKIFAEIQNILVNDVPFIPLWQNKEYLFVQKGIEGARLEATQKVPFSSINK, encoded by the coding sequence ATGAACTGGTTGAGTTTGTCTGTCCGACAGTGGCGATCGCTGGGAAAATTTTTGGGCTTATTTAGTTTGTGTTGCTTCCTCGCCATTAGCTGCGCTCCCCGACAGACCACTCAACCTACTAGTTCTCCGGCTGCTTCTACCAACAGCGAGCGGATTGTTTTGGGCACCACAGCCAAAGTTCGGACTCTCGACCCAGCAGATGCTTACGATATTTGGGCGGGTAATCTGCTCTATAACTTGGGCGATCGCCTCTATACCTACGAAACTGGCACCACCGATCTCAAGCCGCAGTTGGCTACAGCGCTACCTCAGGTCAGTGAAGACGGCTTAACCTACAAGATTCCGTTACGGCAAGGAGTCGTGTTTCATGACGGCACTCCTTTTAATGCTGAAGCAATGGCTTTCTCCCTGCGTCGCTTTATCGAAAATGGCGGTCAACCTTCCTTCTTGCTTTCCGACACAGTGGAGTCAGTCGAGGCCACGGGCGAAAATGAGCTGACGATTAAACTGAAAAAGCCATTTGCAGCCTTTCCAAATTTGCTTGCCTTCTCAGGGGCTGTTGCAGTGTCGCCTAAAGCTTACGAGATTGGTGAAGGAAAATTTAAGCCATCAACTTTTGTTGGCACTGGCCCCTACAAGCTGGCTCAATATGGCACAGATTCGTTAAAGCTAGACGTATTTGACCAGTACTGGGGTGAAAAGCCTGCCAACCAAGGCGTGGATATTCAGAGTCTCTCTAGCCCAGCGAACTTGTACAACGCATTTCAAACAGGGGCGGTAGATGTTGCCTACCAAAACCTAGATCTCGACCAGATTCAGAGTTTGCAACAGGGGGCACAGCGATCGGGGTGGCAAGTGATCGAAGGTCGAGGCGATGGCATTTATTACCTCACCTTAAATCTGCAAGACCAGCCGTTAGACCAAGTGCTCGTACGTCAGGCTCTTGCCGCCTTAGTAGATCGTCCCCTGTTGCAACAGCGAGTATTTCAAGGCCAAGTGGAGCCACTTTACAGTTTGATCCCTTCTAGCCTCGATGCCTACAGCCCCGTATTTCAGAAGTCCTATGGGGATGGGGATGTCGCTAAAGTGAAAGAATTGCTAGCCAAAGCAGGCTACTCCAAGGACAAGCCGTTACAACTAGAGCTTTGGTATCGTTCTAACCTCACCAGTAATGAACTAGTAGCTACGACCCTCAAGGCTTTAGCCGCCCAGAGGCTAGAGGGTGCCATGACCATTGACCTCAAAAGTGTAGAATCGGCCACTGCCTACCAGAACCTGGACAAGGGAGCGTATCCCATTTTTCTTTTGGACTGGGTTCCTGACTTTTTAGATGCCGACAACTATATTCAGCCGTTTTTAGCCTGTGCCAAAGGCTCAGAAGCCACAGGTTGCCACGAGGGAGCTAGCAAAGGCCAAGGCTCCTTCTACTACAGCGATCGCGTCAACCAACTGATTGACCAAGAGCGCCAAGAACAAGATCCGCAAGCTCGCCAAAAAATCTTCGCTGAAATCCAAAATATTCTGGTAAACGATGTGCCCTTTATTCCGCTCTGGCAAAACAAAGAGTATCTGTTTGTCCAAAAAGGGATAGAAGGAGCACGCCTAGAAGCGACACAGAAGGTTCCCTTTAGCTCAATCAACAAATAG
- a CDS encoding ABC transporter permease, whose amino-acid sequence MSRSKALQYYIVARLLLAPLMLWTITTAVFLLLRATPGDPVDVILGPRAPEAAKAALRVQLGLDLPLLQQYFNYLGDLLRLDLGTSLTSRGQSVREIIQAYFPATVELAVFSMAIALVVGVGVGILSASKPDSVFDVGGRLFGIITYSVPLFWAGMLLQLIFAVQLRWFPLGTRFPATIPAPQGPTGLYTIDSLLSGNLMQFGVALYYLALPCLTLGILLSGIFERMVRVNLKQTLKADYVEAARARGISEGKILWSHALKNALIPVITVLGLTLAAMLGGAILTEVTFSWPGLANRLYEAISLRDYPTVQGIVVFFAAIVVLASIAIDLLNAYVDPRIRY is encoded by the coding sequence ATGTCTCGCTCAAAAGCGCTCCAATATTACATCGTCGCCCGTTTGCTCTTAGCTCCCTTAATGCTGTGGACTATTACCACTGCTGTATTTCTCTTGTTGCGGGCGACTCCTGGCGATCCGGTGGATGTAATTTTGGGGCCAAGAGCACCAGAAGCGGCGAAGGCAGCACTCCGCGTACAACTCGGATTGGATTTGCCGCTGTTGCAGCAGTACTTCAATTACTTGGGTGATTTGCTGCGTCTAGACTTGGGTACTTCGCTGACGAGTCGGGGCCAATCGGTCCGGGAAATCATCCAAGCCTATTTTCCTGCCACTGTGGAGTTGGCGGTTTTTAGCATGGCGATCGCGCTGGTGGTTGGCGTTGGGGTCGGTATTCTCTCAGCTTCTAAGCCTGATAGCGTCTTTGATGTGGGCGGACGGCTGTTTGGCATCATTACTTACTCGGTGCCGTTATTTTGGGCAGGCATGTTGTTGCAACTAATCTTTGCGGTACAACTGCGTTGGTTTCCTTTAGGGACAAGGTTCCCAGCTACTATTCCGGCTCCTCAAGGCCCCACAGGGCTTTACACCATTGATAGTTTGCTCAGTGGCAACCTGATGCAGTTTGGAGTCGCCCTCTACTATCTGGCTTTGCCCTGCCTTACTTTAGGAATTTTGCTCAGTGGTATTTTTGAGCGGATGGTGCGCGTGAATCTGAAGCAAACCTTGAAAGCAGATTATGTAGAAGCTGCTAGAGCCAGAGGAATTTCTGAGGGTAAGATTCTGTGGTCGCACGCTCTCAAAAATGCTCTGATTCCTGTGATTACAGTTTTAGGGCTGACTCTAGCTGCAATGCTGGGCGGGGCCATTTTGACAGAAGTTACCTTTTCCTGGCCAGGGTTAGCTAATCGGCTGTACGAAGCAATTTCACTCCGCGATTATCCGACGGTGCAAGGAATTGTAGTATTTTTCGCGGCGATCGTGGTTCTGGCGAGCATCGCGATTGATCTGTTGAATGCTTATGTTGATCCCCGAATCCGTTACTAA